Proteins encoded in a region of the bacterium genome:
- a CDS encoding FAD-dependent oxidoreductase — protein VEKVLSHPNMKALKNAEPVEVKGEKFVSSLVYKDLVSTEERGLAATGIFVEIGLVPNTSFAEGLVALNDYKQIPVDLRTQRTAVDGLWAAGDSTDAPYHQNNIAAGDAVKALEDIYLYLRA, from the coding sequence GGTAGAGAAGGTGCTCTCTCACCCAAACATGAAGGCTCTTAAGAATGCCGAGCCAGTTGAAGTAAAGGGCGAGAAGTTCGTCAGCTCTCTTGTTTATAAAGATCTAGTTAGCACAGAGGAGAGGGGGCTTGCTGCTACAGGCATCTTTGTCGAGATAGGCTTGGTGCCCAATACAAGCTTTGCTGAAGGTCTTGTGGCATTAAACGACTACAAACAGATACCTGTAGACCTAAGAACACAAAGAACGGCAGTAGACGGCCTCTGGGCGGCCGGAGACTCCACTGATGCACCATACCACCAGAACAATATTGCCGCAGGAGATGCTGTAAAAGCGCTTGAGGACATATATTTATATCTGAGAGCTTAA